aactatcatgttacttatgttttagtgctaataactaacaacagagatgcagtctgtacagttaatcagcagctctagtcaggatatgctaaactgaagtagtgagtcttcagcagggatttaaaagctgagaccgaaggggcaactcttatagtagcaggccgaccattccacagtttatggGACCTGTAACAAAAAGTTCaacctcccactgctattttattaatccttggaatcctaagcagaccggcatcttgagatcttaatgtgcgctctggtttgtaagtcagtataagttcagacaagtaagccagacctcggccatttattgctttatatgttaaaaggaggatttttgaaatcttccctaaatttaactgggagccagtgtaagggtttaagaactggagttatgtgtttgtattttcttgttcttgtaagaattcttgcagcagcattttggattaactggaggctgtatagagaacagtttgaacagccagtgaacactgcattgcaatagtcaatcctactattaataaatgcatgaattaatttctcagaatcttgtttatttagaaagtgccttgatttcccaatatttttaagatgaaagaaacgtgatttggacaactttgtaatgtgcgctttaaatgacatgctagaatcaaagataactctgattcagtaaaattaatggggattccaacttagtaaaatattgttgtgatcagtgtcAGCATGATGTAGAGTCCGGATAACTCCTAGTTTGTGTTGTAGTGGGTGATGTCCATTTGAAGGACAaaggacactcatttgaggacatAAACATCCAGATAGAGAATAGAGAAAACAAGTGGTTTGAGAGAGGGGTGAGGGAAGCTTTGCATGTGCAAATCAATAACCCCTCACTCAACAGAGGTGGAGGCCTTAGGCATAACCTGTCTTAAATTTATCATGCTGCCCTTTCATCCATCCACTGGAAAGTTAGGCCCAATTCACACCTCCACCAGGTGGATTACTCGTAACAACCCACTCTATGGGGAGCTGTTAAAAAGTTGTGACTGTTACATCTACCCACACCTTCCCCTTCCGTTGTTTTACTCAACAAGCCTAttcagggcaggtgtgaagtgAAACAAACCTGGAGGataaagttgtggtttttaacAACATGCCTCAGACTGAAgaagctgcttggatgagcaATGAAATGTATCTACCTAACAAGAATGAAGTCCAGTTtccatgactcaactaccagatattttcacctggatgactgagaatcttcacagacaTAGCAGAAAATGGTCATAGCTGCTGTTAGTGGACACAGTGATGTTTTTCTCTGTAGATCCTTCTCTGTTTCAActcattcttttttcttctcccaTCAGATCCAAACCCTCCTGCCAGTCCAGGCAATAAACACCGTTTGTTGAAGCTGCTGCTGCTGATATGTGCCATGCTGGTGGCTGCCATCATCTTCCTGACAGTGTACCGTAGGTGTCTTAGAGAACTGAGATGATGTGGggtataaattttttttaaagcactgtGCTTCCATTTTTCTACCACTACAACTTGCCCGAAGAGGGGTCCTGggatgccttgaaagcttgcatattgtaatctgttcagtttgccaataaaatatgtaattttgcctcacttctcattgcattcataatggctaacacagtacatcaCTCTATTTCTATCTTCCATAAAGATGTAGCAATGCAGAATGGAGCCACAACAATGGCTCACTTTACAAAAAGCAGTGTGAAGTGTAGATGACGCGTTTGTTGATGGCATCATCAATGTGCACCAAGAGTGTCATTCCTGTGTGGTCACATCAGTCACTCCAGGCAGTTCATCACTCTGGCTATCCATGGTTGGCTTTTGAGCTTTGCCAGTCCTGACTGTCAATTCTGACTATTCTGCTAATATCATGAAGGATTCAAAGTATCTCAACTCTGCCTTTCTTTGAATCTGTCTAACTATGAGGGGTTTAATCTCTGCCAcaaatttcctgttagattgtgGAAAGCTGTCCTTGCAGTGGTTGCACCACCAATGTAATTATTACCTCTTTATtggccagtatttttttttacaatggcctaatttaattttgattaaaaaattaaacttatatccaattaaaaattaactttttaatccTCATGTAAATATAACAGTACAATGCGGTCTTAACAACACCTGGTCTAATGTGTTTTCTGAGTTCTGTATGATTGtatctttgctttcttttaattatttgatcAAAAAACAAAGGTATTTTAGATTTTGCCTCTGTTATAGTACAAATGCAGCCTTAACTTGCATAGTTAGTAATGTTCTAATATATCTGATGCAGGGTATGCTGTAATCATGCTTTTAAACACAATTATTGACAGTACTTACCATGGCAGGGCATGACATgataaatataagtaaatattcTGGAAGTACAAAATATCCAACAGAGTTATTTGGCAGCAAAATTGGCTTAACATTGCAGCAATTTTCGATCATCCATAAGTCCTACGCAGACTTTTTTAGTGTTGGTATTTTAGTGACTCCAGGTGGAAGGACAATGACGTAAATAGAAAACCTAATTTCATTGCCCATTTCAATAATGTTTCAGCCCCATTTCAATGTTCTTGAATTAATTCTATCACAGTTAACTGATCCGTTCACTCAATACAGCTGTCTTCAATGATGGCAATAATGATAAATATGTGCCTTAGGCATTAGTTGCCTTAATGTGTTATCTGTCTATGCTTTCTATAAAAAAAGAATGTTGTCTgctgtttcctctgggtgctccggttttctctcacagtccaaagacatgaaggttaggtgcattggcgattctaaattgtccctaatgtgtgcttggtgtttgggtgtgtgtggtgggctggcgccctgcctggggatttgttcctgtcttgcgccctgtgctggtcgggattggctccagcagacccccatgaccctgtggatatagcgggttgggtactGACTAACTGACATTACCTTCATTTGACTCATGACTGGCACGAAAAGTAATTactgctttttgcttttttgtgtacCAAGGTTCCCTAAAGGATAGTGCTAGAAGttaaatttcttacatttttttcactgtgatcAGTTAAATGAATTCCTTGGTTGTGGTGCGGCCAGTCAAGTCATATCAATTTTATTTATGGAGcaattttaaaacaacagaagtcgaccaaagtgctgtacagcttCAATATATACaccaaaagatagatagatagatagatatacagtaaatgtattcaccaaaaataaatgcattaaaatctAAAAAGCTAAGGCAAAAAGATAGGCTATAGGACGGGATATGTATGAAAGTTGACCAAATTTGGTGCTGATCTAATATAAAAAGACAGACTATTCCAATCCTTAGGGGCAGCTACTGCACAAGCACAGTCCCCTCTAAGCTTAAGTCTAGAATTGGGCACAACCAATAGCTTCTGGTCAGAGAACCTCAGTGATCATGAAGGAGAGTAAGGGTGCAAGAAGTCAGTAAGATAAAAGGGGGCTAAACCATTCAgggacttaaaaacaaacagtaaaactttaaacACAATCCTGTagtgaacaggaagccagtgaaaagaagctaaaactggtgtgatgtgattcTGTTTTCGGTGGGCACTCAACCTTTATTCTCCTAAGTCAGACTACCTTCAAGCTGTATGAATTatccaggtttttttttcaatctaAAACGGATAGTATTCTTGATTGATGTCTAAATGATGTACTTCTTTGTATTACTGATGGTATTAAATGactcatttttttcagatttctcTAAGCTTAATGACAAGCAGAAAGACATAGAAGAGAGAAAAATTGCATATTACAACTTGACCAGCAACTACAGAACTCTGTTGAAGACTCATGCCATCCTACAATCTCAATACACAAAAAACTACAGTGCTGTGGTGGAAAGTCATGCTGCCTTAGAGACTCAGTGTATAAGAAACTACAGTGCTCTGCAGGAAAGGCGTGCTAACTTAGAGACTCAATTCACAAGAAATCAGAGTGCTCTAATGAGAAGTCATGCTACATTACAATCTCAGTGTGAAATTCTAAAAAAGGACCATGCTGAACTTCTGGCATGgaacagaaaattaaagaaatgcaatAATCCTGTTATGAACATGACTCAGGGTAAGTTATTTACTGCAACGTGAGTATACTTTGAGCTCTTTAGTTTTATATACTACCTCATTTTAtatgatgttttgttttgttttttttgttgttgcagaaaATGTTTCATGTGCAGAAGGCTGGTTGCTTTTTGATCTCAAGTGTTATTTTTTCTCCACCGATAAAATGACCTGGCAGTTGAGCCAAGAACAGTGCATGAGTATGGGAGGACACTTGGCGGTCATAGAAAATATGGAGGAGGAGGTACACCCTTTATCCTGGTGAACTTATGTATATCTTagttattttgaaatgttctttcttctGTGAAGTTTCAGTATTAGGAAACATGGGAGATGTCAAAGCAATATTACAAGGCAGATTATTTATGATACAAGGTTTACGTGATTAGAGGTATAGCACAGTCATGCATGCAGAACACACAATAATCATTAATTTGGTGTATCCATCACAGGCAGAAATAACAGTTTCTACATGACAGGATAGATGCTGGATGAGTGTTTGTGGAATGGCTTGCCTTGAAGCTTATATTAAAGCCAAAGCTTCAGTTGTACTCCAGTCATCATCCAACTGTACCTTAAATGTGCTCAAATGAGGGTAATATAGGGACAATGTTCAGGCCAAGGAAGAAGTGCTAGATGGTACATCATGTGGTTTCTGTTAGAATATGGCACCAAGACACCACTGCAGAGATGACAACACCTCAGCCTCTAACACCTCTGTGATATATCATCTGTGATATATactcatcatcaagcccttccgtgagaaccctaaatccaaagaggactgtttcatttatgttaggtagaatgcccagaggggactgggcagtctcatggtctggaatccctacagattttattttttctccagccgtctggagtttttttttgtttttctgtccaccctggccattagaccttactcttattctatgttaattaatgttgacttattttgtattcttattgtgtcttttatttttctattctttattatgtaaagcactttgagctactgtttgtatgaaaatgtgctatataaataaatgttgttgttgttgttatattgcTGGCTGGTAAATGCACCAGCAGTGTGTATGAGGTGGGGATGAGTGTGCAATCAAATGGTACACCCAACCGCAACACCTGATTCTGGGTTTGCATAGTGCTGCAAAATTCTTGCCTTTCACTGCAAACTCAGGTTCATCCATGATGGTGCAGTAAATTGAACCAACAAATATCTGAAAACACTAGGTGATGTCAGTCATCCTGCCACAGGTGGTATTCTTGACACCACTGCAGTTGCAGATGTCTGTAGTTAAGGGCCAAGGGTATCTGAAGCAATGAATGATGAGTAAGAAGGTCATACTGCTGCAAACAACATTAAGCAATGCATACAGGCACTATCTGGCATGTGACCTACCCCTAGTGTTTGGCCAGAGTCTGTGATGTGGCTGTTTGGTCCAGCACTACCATACATAAGTGAAGTTTGTCCTcccatttgtgtgtgtgtcagacCGCAGACTTCAGTGGGTCCCTAATCCcccactaaccctaaccctgaccctaaccctaacactGCACTCACGTTTCATCCAACATGAGCGCTAATGTCCCAGAAGGATATTTTACCTTGCCATATCTCCACAAAAGTCTGAGAGTTGGCCGTGTTGTATGGCTGTCGTCCTCATCACCATGGCATGTTTGGTCCCTAAGAATACACTAACTGCCAGCGTTCActcaataaagttcactttgcagGCTCATTTTATACTACTGTGGGAAAGTCCAGGCGGTGTATCTCAAACACATCTTTTTATGTCCACCCTGGTGTGCTAATGTTGCAATTTTAATGGCCAGcactgtattatacagtatatacagtatacagtattatacattATAGTTGATTAAAATTTCAGAACAGCTACACTGGATTTTAAAAGAGCATCACAAGAGGAACCACAGAGTCCATCAACTCAGTGCTACAAAATAGCTGGCACAAGTCGCTCAGGGGATATGCAAAAGCAGGAATATCTGTATATGGCTGATCTGGATCATTGGGTGCGGGTCTAGGAGATATGTGACAGATAACAAGAGTACTCTTACTCAATTAGTACAAAAAG
This genomic window from Polypterus senegalus isolate Bchr_013 chromosome 4, ASM1683550v1, whole genome shotgun sequence contains:
- the LOC120528083 gene encoding CD209 antigen-like protein C — its product is MIQLNNCLMPQDYEASYENEIKNKKYGGQQEDPNPPASPGNKHRLLKLLLLICAMLVAAIIFLTVYHFSKLNDKQKDIEERKIAYYNLTSNYRTLLKTHAILQSQYTKNYSAVVESHAALETQCIRNYSALQERRANLETQFTRNQSALMRSHATLQSQCEILKKDHAELLAWNRKLKKCNNPVMNMTQENVSCAEGWLLFDLKCYFFSTDKMTWQLSQEQCMSMGGHLAVIENMEEENFLEDKANILTGEQYGYWIGLTDLEKEGRFVWVDSRPLDPKYRFWDMTEPNGGQEENCVQMWLLSQWKRWHDFPCETTAKRICEAFATLLPI